The Canis lupus dingo isolate Sandy chromosome 18, ASM325472v2, whole genome shotgun sequence genome includes the window ATTAATGGAAACTATAATTTGCAAGAGTGCATTTAATAATAATTGCCCAGTGTATTTATTATGTGTGAATGTGTAAGATCTCTTCATACTCCTAACTAAACAATGAAGTGGGTATTATTGTTACAGTAACATCACATTAAGGcatagagaaattaaagagaagcaaaacaagTATAAAACCAGTCCTTGCTGGGATGCCtgctggctcagtgattgggtctctgcctccagctcaggtcgtgatcctggggtcctgagatcgagtttcacatcagggtccccacagggaacctgagtctccctctgcctgtgtctctgcctctcactctgtgtgtgtctctcataaataaataaataaaatcttaaaaaaaaagaaagaaaagaagtgtgcAAAATATCCAAGAAACTTTCCCAGAGCTCCACTGGATCCTCAAAGTAGAGTGAATCATTCCCCACTTTTTGATTCTCctataaatctgtaaaaatatattacagttttagaaattttaattacCACTATAAATGGTGActttaatctctttattttacatatgtttaaACTCTAGAATATAAGAGTCAATAATGTTTAGTAGATTATAATTATATGTTAGCTATGCAAAAGAGTCCACATCTAGGGAATATGTATGATTATATGGATGTGTACAAGTAGTTTACTCCTTTCTACTTGGCTTTGATGACCATGTGGTAAGTTTGTCCctgttcaatttatttatttatttatttatttattatttatttatttatttattattatttatttatttatctatctatctatctattttaataataaatttattttttattggtgttcaatttgccaacatacagaataacacccagtgctcatcctgtcaagtgcccccctcagtgcccgtcacccattcacccccacctcccgccctcctcctcttccaccacccctagtttgattcccagagttaggaattcCCAGagttctttatgttctgtctccctttctgatatttcctacccatttcttctcccttcccttctattccctttcactattatttatattccccaaatgaatgagtccatataatgtttgtccttctccaattgtctcatttcactcagcatcataccctccagttccatccacgttgaagcaaatggtgggtatttgtcatttctaatggctgaggaatattccattgtatacatactccacatctactttatccatccatctttcgatggacaccgaggctccttccacagtttggctattgtggacattgctgctagaaacatcggggtgcaggtgtcccggcatttcattgcaactacatctttggggtaaatccccagcagtgtcaATTTAAATGAGTGCAAGGATTAGGTGAgattaaaagtaatattttctcAGACACTTAGGTCTGGTGAATTATTTGATTAAATGGCTTCCATCCCTAATTATTGACAATATGCTTATAATGAAAAAGTTATAAGGTAAAAAATCATTTATGCTATGGGTCAAAATAGAACTGTAAATATCGTAAAATATGAAACTACCAAACATGGAAAAAAGAGATGTTTAAGAAATAGTCTTGgaagggcgcctgagtggctcagtcagttaagcagctggtTCTtcattttgactcaggtcatggtcttagggtcctTGGATCGAACCTTTCTTCTGGCTCCATGCCCAAGGGGAAGCTCCTTGATGAATtactctcttcctctacctctgcccctcctcacatagggtctttctctgtgtgtgtgtgtctctgaaataaaaaaaatctttaaaaaatgaaatagtcttGGAATTTTGGCTGAGCACAATATTTAGTACTCGTATGCTTCAATCACAATATTTAGTATAACTGGCATGCTAGGGCACCTCAGTAGCTTTCAGAGAGCCTGCTCCATGGCAAGTGCTCAGGAGAGATGTGCCGTGAGAACAGCAGAGTGCAGTCACGGAGAGTGaataaagaaagatgaaagagacGTGGGTAAAGAGTTAAATTAATAAACCGATTcttgacttttaaattatttctttctagCCATCACTGAGATTGCTAACCCGTGTTGACTCTGAATTGAGAAAATGCTCAATTTCACCGATGTGACAGAATTCATTCTCTTGGGACTCACCAGTCGTCAGGAATGGCAAGTTCTCCTCTTTGCCATTTTTCTTGCAGTCTACATTGTCACGGTGGTGGGCAATGTTGGCATGATTGTGTTGATTAAGGTCAGTCCACAGCTTAACAGCCCCATGTACTTTTTTCTCAGCCATTTGTCATTTGTGGATGTGTGGTTTTCTTCCAACGTGACCCCCAAAATGCTGGAAAATCTGTTATCTGAGACAAAAACGATTTCTTATGCTGGCTGTTTGGTACAGTGTTTCTTCTTCATTGCCCTTGTCCATGTGGAAATTTTCATTCTTGCTGTGATGGCCTTTGATAGGTACATGGCAATTGGGAAGCCCCTGCTGTATGGCAGCAAAATGTCTAGGGCTGTGTGTATTCGGCTGATTTCCTTCCCTTACGTATATGGTTTTCTGACTAGTCTGGCAGCAACCCTGTGGACATATGGCTTGTCCTTTTGTGGGAATATTGAGATCAACCACTTCTACTGTGCAGACCCACCTCTCATCAAAATGGCATGTGCTGGGACCTTTGTAAAAGAATACACTATGATCATACTTGCAGGTATTAATTTCACATATTCCCTGACTGTAGTGACCATTTCTTATCTGTTCATTCTCCTTGCCATTCTACGGATGCACTCGGCGCAAGGGAGGCGGAAGGCCTTTTCCACCTGTGGGTCCCACTTGACAGCTGTCGTCATATTTTATGGGACTCTCATATTCATGTATCTCAGACGTCCCACAGAGGAGTCTGTGGAGCAGGGGAAAATGGTGGCTGTGTTTTATACCACAGTGATTCCCATGCTGAATCCCATGATCTACAGTCTGAGGAACAAAGATGTGAAAGAAGCCATGAGCAAAGTGATCAGCAGAACatgtttaacaaaataaaataaaattcagttaatattgttttctgtgtttcatAAGCATTTGACAACAGGTTGTGGTTCAGTACATCACTGAGAGACTTTTTATAAAAGCTACAGGTTTTGTAAAATAGTGAGACTCAAACTTAGAGAAAAAGTGATAAATCTATCCCTATTGACGTGAGTAGTGTGGATTAATTAAAACTCAATAAATTAATTAGTTGAAAAAGTTATTGGAGACAATATTCACAGGTACACTAATGAAATTGTTCAAATATAGGTCTTAAATTATGACTGTTTTTCTTAGTAAAAAATGCAATGGATGAGCATGGGAAATGCTTATCGATTTGCCTATGTGGAGAATAAATTGaggcaaaaataagaaatttaattttcacttaGTTTTCTAGTATGACAACATAATATTGGTGGTCTTGGTAATGGTTGTGAGATTTTGTGgaaacaaatgctttttcttcaatATGAAGGTGGGTCTTTTTAGAGAATGCTATATTGAAAATAGCTATCCTCTTGCATGTAATCCCTTTTCAACTTTTTTAGTGTTTAAGAGAGATACCACATGGTATGCATCTCTCTGTTACAGATTCCAGGAACTGCCATGTCCCAATCCCTAGCTGACCAGTGATCAGACTTGCCTCTGCCACAGTATCTTCAGTGGACCAAAGAGTGGGCAGAGTCAGTGAATGGATGCATAATTTTGAAAACACAGCTCTCTTGATTCCACTtactaaataatataaattagtaTATTCATGTGGAATATTTTGCACACATGTGACTAAGATATagtagttaaatatttttaaatgatttttgtatttgaaagACATAAAGTGTTTAAGGTGGTCTATTTGATGCTAATGATTATGTGTCCCATCATGATAATGTGAACATAATTTGGTGTCTCCAATACTTCATTTCATGAGATATGAGCCTGAGGAACAACTTTAAAATATGGACTTCTTAAAGTCTCTatcaatatatacatgtatacatacattaaTACCCTGCTGTTTTGCTGTAGAGAATACACAACTACAACACCATTTATGTAATTACAGATTTATCTGCAAAGATGTAAATACAAAATGACATTGATGTAATAtgagaataaacattcttctgtatccatttttgacttttcattttcctcaagGGGAGCCAGAAATACATATGAACTCATTTAACACAGAAAAATGCATGTCATCAGGACCATTTTAAGACTATTTGCATTTAAACAAATTGCTAATTGAGATTAAATATAGTACTGTAACATTGTGCCTATAGTTGCAGTGCTTAAACCCCCGAAAGACTTTAAGATTTAACTCCATGTTACTTTTGGGGTTAGTTAAAAGTAACTTTGTCAAGATAACTGTTTATTCGCTGTTTATTGGAGAACTCTTGATATGCCAGTTAGTTGTTGATAACTAATAAATTTCAAAGTatgactttaaaacattttaatactaGTAGTGGGCTAGTAGGTGGATTTGGATCTTTGTtacctttctctttctatctttttttcccctccaaaagctatttctatttacttttttgataGTTAGTGTTACTTGAAGAATGAAGACATCATGTTCTTTGTTTGAGTTCAtcaaatttcaaattaatttgtGGATCACCTTGGAtaaattgttttttgttattcATCCAGTAAATTTTTAGTTTGTTGTCACTGCTCTCCAAGGTCTCTCCAGGCTCAAAATTTCTATGAATCTAGCTTCTTTGGTAGAACCTAAAGCAATTTTGCCTTTTGGCGAGAATTTGGAGTTTTTtgtaaaatactttgaaaaataaatcttattgttacatttatttctacACCCGTCACCCTCATCATATTTAAGCATCTCCAACATAAAATCTCTCCTTATCATGCTGCAAACCGAGAATATTTTCCCAAGATGCATAACTGCTAAGTGTgaatcaaagaaaacagaaccatATGAAGGTGGGAGAGATTACACCATGTTATCAAGAATTTTGACTTCTTAATTTTACTATAAGGGTTACCCTTCTAATGAAGAGTCTTTAACTTCTCTTACCCCTGAGATGTTTTTGGCAGTTGAATCATTATTCCTTTCATAATTACCTGGGTAGTTCCCTGGGGAGATGTTTTCAATGTTCTTAGTGTTCAAAATTCTATTATAAATAGTGAGCCTTTGTCATGTGATGACCTCCTCTGCTGAAGGTAGGTCTGCAAATTGTATACTCTTTGCAATACAGATTAATGCAGTCAAATCTTTTCACTTTTATCCATTTGAAGATAAGACTGAGACTTTGTAGACATATGTAATCACAGTGCTTTATTTTATGATATTGTATTACTGGAGAATATATGATATTACTGGGGAATTCTCTAACCTTTCAAAACATCATAAGAATGAGCTCGTTACAATGAAGATTTATAAAGTTTTATCCTTGTTTTTTATCCTTCTCACTCTTCTCTGCAAATATCATTGATATTTGCAATGCCcacattgttgttttaaaatatatgtgaatggAGTTGAGGTTACTATATCAGTGGTAATGATACTTAGTCCCATGTTTTGGTTTCCTCATTGCAAAGTAATGATGCTAACAGAACCTGTTTCCTAGGACATATTCATGCAAAAGGTTCGGTAAGCACTAAGTGAAAGCTATTCTTACTGATATTATAAAGCTGAGACTGTGTCATTAGAAAAATCTGTCTTAGAGAGGTTTATGAAATATTATGTGTTATATAGAGCTGACCTAGAGATCACAGCACTTTAAAAAGAGTCCTAACTGTGAATATTCCTGAGTATCAGTTATACTTCACATCCAAGCTAGGCAATTTAAAGAGTTCCCAAGATGAATGAGACAAACTCTGCTACCACAGAGCTAATGATTATGTgtagaggaaaggaaatgcaCACTCCcacagggaataaaaaaaaatttggagtaGTATTAGTTTATGTTTCTTAGATCTTGATGCTTTTTCaacttttgcatttttataaaatatatttatattgttttataccTGAAACAATAAAGTAGTACCATTAATCCAAGTCAAATTCATTAATTGGAGAATCATGGGTTCATCAAGTGAGATCATGAGTTTTTACATAGGGAACTCCCTGCCCTTAGCTCTATTCCCACGCCAGATTGCAACTGTCATCTGACTCAGTATCTCCACCCTTGAAAGGAGCCAAACGATGAGTTTACAATCATGGAAATCTATTGTAAGAGGAAACTTGTATTAGAATTAAAACTTTGATGCCTATTATATTACATGCCCAATTAATAGCATATTTAATCCactattaaacatttttcagGGTAAGAAAATAGTTCATAGAGATTAATTCACTTCCTGAATTCTTCCTGCTACTAATTGCAGGGGGCCATGATATAATCACAGAGCTcgcatatttttttaatatattatgggATGACTCCAGCAACACTCTTTTTTACCATAAGAAGCTAATATTTCTCCTTTTGAGCTTTTGCATTCCATGCCCTTCATCCTTCATATGTTTACACAGTTGGCTgtttcactcactcactcattcagaAGTACCCTCCTCCAAAAAGTCTTGGATCACTCTGTCTATACTCTATCTCCTCTTATCCTCCTAGCATGTTGTAGTTTTGTCATAGTCAGTCCACTTCCTAAAGTATCTCATTTTTATGTTTGGACCCTTTTCAATGAAAATAGACTATGATGCAAGCCAGAATCTTCCACATCTTCTTCACTGTCAATATCCAGAATTTAGAATACTTCTagatataggggtgcctgagtggctcagtaggttaagcatctgactcttgatttcaggtcaggtcttgatctcagggttgtgggatcgagccctttgTCAGGGTCTGTGCTGGGTGTAGTGCTTTCTTCGgattgtctctctctgcctcccccaacccctctcttcctctcttgaagaaacaaaccaaaagaacTTCTAGATATAACAAATATATCTGCCATATGGTTAGCTTTGGTGTTTGTAAATCAATTAAGGTAAGCAGTTATAAACAAAGGCCCATTGATAAGAGAGTAATATATCCTTTAAACACTTTTACTATGGGGAGCTCAACTCCCTAAGATGGTGCTAATCCTACAGATACAACCTTAAGAATTTATGGAAAGTTTTTACTTCTTGAAGGAAAAAAGCTGGTAAAGTGTAGTAAATagggaaaatattatttagaaaccTTTTCCTTGAGAGAACATTAAGTGTGAACATGAATAAGAAGGTGTAGAACTGATTGATTTTGAAAACCAGTGGAATCTGAAATAACATGTCACCTAAACTTTATGTCACAAGATTTACCTGTAGACATGATTTTGATAGTGGGTGCAGCATACAGACAAGCATAATGTTTAGCTAAACGGAATAAAATATGGTTAATGGTTTCATATGTTCAAGGCATATAATGGCATATGCTGACAACAGGTAGGGCAAATATGTAAAAACTAGATTGTAACATCAACTTATGTAAGTCCATAAATTGGAGAGAATTTAGCCATTCCCTGACTTTTAGTCTGATATGATTCATATTTGTGTCTTGGGATTTTTAACATTAGTGTAATAATCTGTCAAAATGTAAATGTCCAATATTAATAATACATGATAACAATGTACAGAGTTGTCTATTTTACTGATAAAAAAACCAATATATATTTATGGTAACTAATACCTATAAGACCTACTAAAGGAAACAATGAAGCCTATATATTCTAATCATGGACATGGGGCAAAAttgcattgatttttaattattttaattagaataagGATAAATGTGGCTCAAAAGTTTCAAGAATAAAACAGATCCattcatgtgttttatttcccCATAGGTACTACAGACTGGCTCTATGTTAAGGCAATGCCAAATTTCACAGATGTGACGGAATTTATTCTTCTGGGCTTGACCAGTCGTCAGGAGTTTcaagttctcttttttgtggtaTTCCTGGTAGTTTACATGATCACTCTGTTAGGGAACATTGGCATGATCATTTTGATCAGCATCAGTCCTCAGCTTCAGAGCCCTATGTACTTTTTCTTGAGTCATCTGTCTTTCGTGGATGTGTGGTTCTCTTCCAATGTTACCCCCAAAATGCTGGAAAACTTGTTATCAGGGACAAAAACCATTTCCTACGTAGGGTGTTTGGTGCAGTGCTACTTTTTCATTGCCCTTGTGCACGTGGAGGTTTATATCTTGGCAGTGATGGCTTTTGATCGCTACATGGCCATCTGCAACCCTCTGCTTTATGGCAGTAAAATGTCCAGGACCGTCTGTGTTCGGCTTATCTCTGTGCCTTATGTCTATGGGTTCTCTGTTAGTCTAATATGTACACTATGGACATATGGCTTGTATTTCTGTGGAAACTTTGAAATCAACCATTTCTACTGTGCAGACCCTCCTCTCATCAAGATTGCCTGTGGGGGGGTCCACATCAAAGAATACACGATGATTGTTATTGCTGGAATTAActtcacatactctctctctgtgGTCCTCATCTCCTACACCCTCATTGTAGTCGCTGTGCTACGCATGCGCTCCGCTGATGGCAGGAGGAAGGCATTCTCCACATGTGGGTCCCACTTGACAGCTGTTACCATGTTTTATGGGACTCTCATATTCATGTATCTCAGGCGTCCCACTGAAGAGTCTGTGGAGCAGGGAAAAATGGTGGCTGTGTTTTATACCACAGTGATCCCCATGCTGAATCCCATGATCTACAGTCTGCGGAACAAGGATGTGAAAGAGGCAGTCAACAAAGCAATTGCCAAAGCAAACTTGGGGTAGTGatgctgaagaaaatatttttttgatatgTTGCTACCTATTATAAATGTTGAGGCATAAAAGTCCTAACATAGCAAAGATTTTCTAAAGGCAGCTCTTAGGTACATAAAAAGGTCCAATCTAATGATGCTTTACCCCAGGAATGGACTCTAATTGCTAGGACTGCTTTATTCTACACATACAACTATATTATCAAAACTGACATATTATTGTCATTCACAGTGTACATAAAATTGTGTTAAGTGTAAACATCGGAGGAATGCATAAATAAGTCTGATATTAATAAATGTTGATTTAGAGGTGAGTTTGTCAGAATTCAGCATGATTTCCTAGGCTATTTTCTCTATATGCATGGTCCTCCATATTGGTTTCATATGAAATCTAAAATTtcataaggaaaagagagagaattcatgTCTTTTTCATGACCTTCAGGATGTTGATGGCCATTGATTAACCAAAAAATTGTTCTGTAATGTTCATACCCTCATGGGCTTCTGAAAACAGATTTGCGTTCCGAATCTTCCACCCAAGTCTCAATACAATCATATGTTCTATCCTCAGTGTGTGTTGTTTGATAATTAACCATGTTCCTACTTTGGGAAGCAGTTTAATAACTCTAACTCTACTCCATAGTTTGGATTCTGGTATAACCCTTGATAAAAACTCCTAAATACAGAACCAAAGAATGTAATGTTAGTGAGAAGAATCTTGTATCTGACCATAATTTGAAATCTCATCAACCAAAGTTTTAATAGGACGAAGTCTGGCAGCCAAAGGTCAGATTTTATATATCAGAAAATTcataatgttcatttttttcattatgatgaGGACAGGAGACTCCTTTGTCACAAGAATTCACTCCTTTAACATcaagaaatttattaatttttgttactttctgtttatttatgagGCTCTTTCTCATTTGCAGTGGTTGTCATCTAAAGTTCAGTTTTCCGatttatttagataaaattatgaattaatttaagaaaaatatgtaaaacaaataataaacgtGATGTGTCGATGAGGCAAAGTCATAAGGCGTAATAGTCTAAAACTCAGAAAACATAACTGATGTCCACAGtcacacacctctctctctctctctctctctctctctatatatatatatatatagttactgtgcatatattatattgtataatgCACATGACAACTTCTTGGGGGGTACTGTCTATCAGGTACTACTTCCAATAGGGTTTTTATAAATccccttgtcttattttttttcagagtcatAATTTCTGCAATGTCTAAACTATTATATGGTTTGAGCGAGACAAAATCCAGTAAGGTCTGTTGTGAAAGTCTCTGTCATTATACCACTGGTGAATGTTAGTTATATAATATTCAAACAACATTGAAGAGAACTCAGTTATCCAATATGCTTCCCAAACTGTTCAATGAATTGTACTTTATGTCACAAGATTTACCTGTAGACATGATTTTGATAGTGGGTGCCAAAAGTGGGTGCCAAAAGTTACTAGAAAGTAATCAGCTTTAGAAGTTTCCAAGCTTCATAAGCACCAtgtattcagaatttaaaaatgttaaagccacttttcatctttttatcacCACTAGGACATGTTTTTGAGGAGCCAGAGATATTAGCCAATGTCACTTAGCTGGAAGTGGTAAAACTTAGGTTTGAACTTAAGACCTCAAGATTCCAGAACTAGCTTCTATTTAACTAAGATGCCGagacagattttgttttttggtcatGCCTGGGTTTGGATCATGAGGCTCTTGAGATGAAAACAAGGATGacagagagaataaaaagaagaatcagCTCATGGTAGGTAAGCAATCATATGTCACCCTGGCAATACAGTTAGTATGGCTTCATTTGATgatgaacttcattttttttgttcacTGTTAATTGTTTATAACTTAATTATTTGAATGAACAAAATGTATTGGCTCTATCACCACATTGATTCTAACACCTACCACAATACATAGGTCATAACAGCATAGTTTTATAGATCAGCAGACGGAGTTATTTAGAATCCATTCACCTTCAACTTGTCTTACTGTTGAATGAGGTCATTGAGAGGACATGACTGCCTTTGACCCTCAAACTGGACTAGGGCAATCAGAGGTTCCTTACTCCTCCCTGTATCCTTGGAATGTACTCCCACAGTAGGAGTCATTTCAAGATTGTAGCTTTGGAGAGCAGGTATTGTTGAAGACCGTCTGGATATATATGTGACTGAACCCTGTGAAGGCTTctgtataaacttttaagattctagtATGTACTTGTGGAGATTTGCATATCTTATGGCCACCTGAGACAAGCTTCACATGTAAGTTTCATTGCTTATGAAATTGCCATCATCCAATCTGGAGTTCTCTGCCTCTATGGTCTCTCTGCCCTTGTGTAAGGAAGCCAGTCTCAGATTTCACCCAGGAAACTCCCAAGGTTagaaattaagacttttttttttttttttttttttagaaattaagacttacaaaaaaatgttgttttactTCAAAGCCACAGAAACCACTCAAATtggcttaataaaaataaaaatatgtggttcagttttagtttttaaatactaCAATTACAGTGGTATTTTATGAAACTCAAGGGCACAGAGCATAACCAGGTTCACAAGAAACCAGTAATTGGGCCTTAAAAGATTTCTTGTTCggatttcttatttttccttctctacagACAGTGTTTCTCAGTGCATGGGGAAGTCTTAAATGGAAACCTCAGCTCCAGCATTCACTTAACCTAAGATTAAGTGATCAGATGAGACCCATTGGACTTACAGGGTTACAATAACAAATTCCCTTGAATGACATCTGATTCGCTTATTCTCAGTCATGTGATCACCCCAATGTACTGTGTTTTTAGAGAGGGCTTCTAGTGCAATGACAGATGCCACATTCCACCTCTGTGAGGGAGGAGATTCTCAGAGGGGACAGGGTCCTCGTAAACAGGAAAGCAGTCTGCACTGTGTTCCTTTTGTCTCCTTATAAATTCATTCACTCAACTCCTCCACCACCATTCAGAGTAATTACAGGGTTTGTATTAGACACTGAGAGGGATATACTGTAGAAGATAAATTCATCAAACCCTCTCCTAAGACTTGAGTTTGCCAGACTGAAATCCTAAACCCTATGTCTGAGCCAACCCCAGGCATATCACATCATATTGGCAGACTAGCAAAATAGAAGGGGTATTTGTACTGGAGATATTTGTTCTGTATTTGCACCAGCAGCTGGTGGGCTTCATCAAAAAGAAT containing:
- the LOC112663682 gene encoding olfactory receptor 5M3, with the translated sequence MLNFTDVTEFILLGLTSRQEWQVLLFAIFLAVYIVTVVGNVGMIVLIKVSPQLNSPMYFFLSHLSFVDVWFSSNVTPKMLENLLSETKTISYAGCLVQCFFFIALVHVEIFILAVMAFDRYMAIGKPLLYGSKMSRAVCIRLISFPYVYGFLTSLAATLWTYGLSFCGNIEINHFYCADPPLIKMACAGTFVKEYTMIILAGINFTYSLTVVTISYLFILLAILRMHSAQGRRKAFSTCGSHLTAVVIFYGTLIFMYLRRPTEESVEQGKMVAVFYTTVIPMLNPMIYSLRNKDVKEAMSKVISRTCLTK
- the LOC112663142 gene encoding olfactory receptor 5M9 produces the protein MPNFTDVTEFILLGLTSRQEFQVLFFVVFLVVYMITLLGNIGMIILISISPQLQSPMYFFLSHLSFVDVWFSSNVTPKMLENLLSGTKTISYVGCLVQCYFFIALVHVEVYILAVMAFDRYMAICNPLLYGSKMSRTVCVRLISVPYVYGFSVSLICTLWTYGLYFCGNFEINHFYCADPPLIKIACGGVHIKEYTMIVIAGINFTYSLSVVLISYTLIVVAVLRMRSADGRRKAFSTCGSHLTAVTMFYGTLIFMYLRRPTEESVEQGKMVAVFYTTVIPMLNPMIYSLRNKDVKEAVNKAIAKANLG